One Bos javanicus breed banteng chromosome 9, ARS-OSU_banteng_1.0, whole genome shotgun sequence DNA window includes the following coding sequences:
- the LOC133253777 gene encoding glycerol-3-phosphate dehydrogenase 1-like protein, which translates to MTELPLKVCIVGSGNWGSAIAKIIGNNVMKLQKFASTVKMWVFEEMVNGRKLIDIINNDHENVKYLPGHKLPDNVIAVPNLSEAVWDADLLVFVIPHQFINSIFEEISGKVLKGALGISLIKGIDEGPQGLKLISDIIREKMDIDVSVLMGANTANEVAAEKFCETTIGSKVMEHGLLFKELLQTPNFRIKVVAEADAVELCGALKNIVAVGAGFCDGLHCGDNTKAAVIRLGLMEMIAFARIFCKGHVSKATFLESCGVADLITTCYAGRNRKVAEAFAATGKTIEELEKEMLNGQKLQGPQTSAEVYGILKPKGLLDKFPLFRAVYQICYEGRPVEEMLSCLQNHPEYT; encoded by the coding sequence ATGACAGAATTACCCCTGAAAGTTTGCATCGTGGGCTCGGGGAACTGGGGTTCAGCTATTGCAAAAATAATTGGTAATAATGTCATGAAACTTCAGAAGTTTGCCTCCACGGTCAAGATGTGGGTCTTTGAAGAAATGGTTAATGGGAGAAAACTGATAGACATCATAAATAACGaccatgaaaatgtaaaatatctcccTGGACACAAGCTGCCAGACAATGTGATTGCAGTCCCCAACCTCAGTGAGGCTGTGTGGGATGCAGACCTGCTGGTGTTTGTGATCCCCCACCAGTTCATCAACAGCATCTTCGAGGAGATCTCTGGGAAAGTGCTCAAGGGCGCCCTGGGCATCAGCCTCATCAAGGGCATAGATGAGGGTCCCCAGGGGCTGAAGCTCATTTCTGACATCATCCGAGAGAAGATGGACATTGACGTCAGTGTGCTGATGGGCGCCAACACTGCCAATGAGGTGGCTGCCGAGAAGTTCTGTGAGACCACCATCGGCAGCAAGGTAATGGAGCACGGCCTCCTCTTCAAAGAACTTCTTCAGACTCCAAATTTTCGAATTAAGGTGGTTGCTGAGGCAGACGCTGTTGAACTTTGTGGCGCTCTGAAGAACATTGTGGCCGTGGGAGCCGGGTTCTGCGACGGCCTCCACTGCGGCGACAACACCAAAGCTGCCGTCATCCGCCTGGGGCTCATGGAAATGATCGCCTTCGCCAGGATCTTCTGCAAGGGCCACGTGTCCAAAGCCACCTTCCTGGAGAGCTGCGGCGTGGCCGACCTGATCACTACCTGCTACGCGGGCCGGAACCGCAAGGTAGCTGAGGCCTTTGCGGCCACCGGAAAGACCATTGAagaactggagaaggagatgctgAACGGGCAGAAGCTGCAAGGACCACAGACTTCCGCCGAGGTGTATGGCATCCTCAAACCGAAGGGACTGCTGGACAAGTTTCCATTGTTCAGGGCGGTGTACCAGATCTGCTACGAAGGCAGGCCTGTTGAAGAGATGTTGTCTTGTCTCCAGAATCATCCGGAGTATACATAA